GGGTGGCAGCGGCGCGAGATAGCGCGGCTGACCGGCAAAGCGCGGCGCCGCGTCATTCACATCGTAGGTGCCGCGCAGGCGCAGGCTGGCCAGGCCGTCAAAGGCCGCATTGGTGATGCTGTCGGCCACGAGAATGAGCGCGAGGGCGCCGCGGCGGGCGAAGCGCTGCTGCGTGGCAGAAAGGGCGGCATTGGCATAGCGCACGTCCTCGCTGTTGACGGTCGTGCGAATGGACGCGCGGTTGGGCGTGATGACGGGCACCGCCACTACACGGCCCTGCACATTGACCGTGCTGTCGTTGGCATTGTCGAGCCAGAGCACGGGGCCCGACACATCCAGCCCGCGATTGCCCAGCGGGATGAAGTCACGCCACACGGCCAGTGTGTCGTTGTTCAGCCGTGCGAAGCTGGACACGGTGGACACGCGCGTGCGTGTCATGTTGAACCACTGGTAGTAGGTGCCGTCCTGCCCCATGGGCGTGACGCCGATTTCGCGCAGCCGGTCGACAATCCAGGCCGAGGCGCGCAGTTCGTCGGGTGTGCCGGCCTCGCGGCCGCGCATGGCGTCACCGGCCAGCGCATAGAGTTCGCGCTTGATGTCGGCTTCGCGGATGCGATTGAGCGCGGCGGGCAGGCTTTGTGATGCGGCCGGTTTCGCGGTGGACCTAGCCGCCGTGTTTTGCGCGGCAAGCGCCTGCGGGTTGGCGAGGGCGGCGGCCAGCAGGGAGACTGCGAGCCTGACGGTACGGCGACGGGTTGCTGCGTGGGAGGGGCGCATGCCCCATTCTACGACGGGATTGGCTAACTTGCTGGTATGTCGCACGCTGCCATTCTTGATGTCACCACCGCGACCTTTGACGACGTCGTGGTACAGCAGTCGCACACGGTGCCGGTGCTGGTGGATTTCTGGGCCACCTGGTGCGGCCCCTGCCGGGCGCTGGGCCCCATACTGGAACGCCTGACCGAGGAGTACGCCGGCGGCTTTGTACTGGCCAAGGTGGACACCGACCGTGAGCAGGCCCTGGCCGCGCGGTTTCAGATCCGCAGCATTCCCACGGTGTCGCTGTACGTGGGGGGCAAGCCGGTGGCCGGTTTCCCGGGGGCCCTGCCCGAGGGGCAGATCCGCAAGTTTCTGGCGCAGCATGGTGTGCATCCCAAGCGCGCGTCGCGCGAGTGGTCAGCCGACCCGGCCACGCGGGTGAGCGAGCTGCGTGCGGCGGTGGCCGAGTCACCCACGCGGGGCGACCTGCAACTGACCCTGGCCGAGGCCCTGCTGGCGGTGGAGCAGGACACGGAGGCGCTGCGGGTGCTGGAGGGTTTGCCGGCCGAGTTGTACGGCGACGCGGCGGCGCAGCGGCTCAGGGCGCGCATTGCATTGCGCGCGCGGGTGGTGCATGCGCTGGACCTGGCGGCCCTGGCGGCGCGTGTGGAGCAGACGCCGGAGGATGCGGAGGCGGCGGTGTTGCTGGGCGTGCGCCTCGCGCTTGGCGGTGATGTGGCGCGCGCGGTGGATGTGCTGCTGGAGGCCGTGCGGGCGCAGAAGGGCGGCGAGGCGACCAGCGCGCGGGATGCACTGGTGGAGGTGCTGCAGCTCGTGGACGACGAGGAGTTGGTGCGCGGGGCGCGGCGGCGGATGGCGGCGGTGTTGTTCTAGGCCAAGGGCCTTGGCCACAGCAAACGGTCAGACTGCCACGCACCATCGTTGACGAGATCAAGATAGGGCTGGCGATTGAATTGTTTGATGCTGCCGACCTCGAGTCGTCGCGCAATGGGGAGTACCAGCACCGCAGCGGCTCCACCGACCATGAGACTGTGGGCACCGGACATCGCGCCCGATCCGGTGACCCAGGTGTCTTCAATCAACACGATGCGGCGCCCTTCCACCTCTGAAGGCTCTGCTGCAAAGAGGGATGGGTTAATCGCATTCCTCGGCTTCTTCTGCCCGGGGGCAGCGCGCAAGAGCGGCTTGAGTGGCGGGAGATACGAGCTCACCAGGCTCACACTCTTCCAGAGACGCTGATCTTCAACGAGTATGCCGCGTGTGGAAGGCGTGACGCAAATGGCATCAATTGCACCACCGAGCGCGTGTTCTATCGGCTTGCTGAAGGCGAGCATGGCTGAGAACAGCGCTGCAGCAAGCAAGTACATGTCATCCGGACTCGCTCCCTTGTATCGCTGCATTCGACCGTACCATGTCCCAGGGTCTGGTGCCATTGAGATGGGCACCACGCGATTGAGAAGGCCGAAGGGGACGCCGGACTTATGCAGCTGTAGGCACCCGAAACACTGCGCATAAGTCGGATCCTTCGACCCGAAACAATAGGGACCGACCATCGGATGACCGATGGTCGGTACGGCCTTCGCTTCGTTCTGCACCACCTGAATCGCGTCGTCGATAGACGCGTAGGGGTGCGCGCCACTCACGCGACCTGGAAGGCTTGCGGCGTGTATGCCGGATCCATGCGGCTGACCAAATCATCGGTGTCGGACAGCACGTATGCCTTGGCCCCATCGATTCCTTGGTCCACCATGGCTTGCGCCCACTCATGTTGATCAACGAGCGAGCGGAGGAGAAACACCGTTCGCCCGTGCTGCAACGCGGACCGCGCCTGCATACGCGCACCGGACGTCGCAGACGCCTCAACCACTACCGTTGCAACACTGAGGCCGGACATGGTGACATTGCGCTGCGGAAAACTCGACTGGGTGGGGGGAGACGCCGGGAGGAACTGCGACACGAGCGCCCCACCCTCATTGACGATGCGACGAGCGAGGAAGGTGTTGGCCTTGGGATAGGTGCGCTGCAAGCCGGTGCCGACTACCGCAATGGTACGGGCCCCGACATCGAGAGCCGCCGTGTGCGCGGCCGTATCGATGCCGGCCGCCAAGCCGGATACGATCACCAGTCCACGACGCCCCAACTCTTTTGCCAACTTGGTGGCCCGACGGAGACCGGCATCAGTCGCCTGGCGCGTACCGACAATGGACACGCCAGTCAGTTCCATCAGGTCGGCGTTGCCCTCGACAAACAGTAGCGGCGGACGATTGTGCACCGTTCTGAGAAGCGAAGGATACTCCTCATCGAGCACCGTCCATGCGGCGTACGGCAGATCGTCCCAACTGTCCACCTCACGTAAGGCGCGCTCGATGAGTGGATCGGGATTCGACTCAAAGAGAGCCGCCTGCGCCGCCGAACTGCGGTAGCTGTGTGCCAAGATCGCGATGGCGCTACCCGCGTGCTCCACCATGGCCGCGAGATGCGCCTTCGGTACGGCGCCTCCCAACAACAACGCGACGAGGGCTACACGCTCGTCGTGGAGGTTGCCGGGTTGCAGTGCGAGATCTGACATCTCCAAAAACATGCGGCACAGCTCTGGGTGGCGTGAGTACCGAACATATACCGAAGCTACCTAATTCTGCCCCAAGACCGCAAGTAGACCCTGCGTGTAGGAGGTGCCGATTTCGAGCGCTCTCACCATTTCGAATGCCACAAAAGAACAACCCCGCGGCGGCCGAAATTGGCCACCGCGGGGATACAAACGATAGCGGATGGGGGGGGATTCGAACCCCCGAGACGCGTTAACGCCAACACGCTTTCCAGGCGTGCGCCTTAAACCACTCGGCCACCCATCCAAGAAGTGCAACGCGCCGCCGCGGTAGGCCACGGCGGCGCGCTGCGCAACGGAAACTGCAACTGCGACTTCAAGCGGACAGGGTGAGATTCGAACTCACGATACCGTTGCCGGTATGCCGGTTTTCGAGACCGGTGCCTTCAACCACTCGGCCACCTGTCCTGAGAGAGGATAGATCACAAAAATGATCTCGTTGTTGTGCATTGGTTGCGCAACTGCGTCGTTCGCCGAACTCAGGCAGCCGGACGCGCCCTCCCAGAGCATCGATAGATAATCGGCAGAGGTAGCCACTTCAAGCGTTCACCTCGCCGTTTTCGGTACGCCGGATCGCCGCCGAGGCACCCACGCGGACGGCGCCCCATATCGGCCTAGCAGGCGCGCCGTCAGTACGGCGGATCCAGCGAGTCGTCGAAGCGCGAATCGTCCGCCAATCGGAACTCGTCCTCAAGACGCTGGGCTTCCGAACGCTCACGCTCCTCGGGAGTCATGGTGTCGAGCCGCCGGTTCATTTCGACCTGATCGGCCGTGGCCTTCTCGAAGAGCTCCTCAAGGGAGAGCTCATCATCAGCCCGCTGCTGTGGCTCGATCGGGGCCCTGCCCTCTCGCCTTTCGTCCATCGACCGTCTCTCCCTGCGAGTTCGACGCCATCGTGATCTCGCCGGGGGGCTCTCTGGGGCCACCCATCCCGACCGAGGCGGCCACCGATGACCACCTCGTGGGAAGATGCGCCGAGACCAAACGTTGGCAAGGATCTCGGACAGCTGTGAACTTCGGCCGCGAGCGAGGGGTCACGTAGAGGAGATACCGGCAGCACGTGCTCCTTCACCCAAGTCACTTGAGTGGCTACGCCATCCTTCGCGACCGTGATGACCGCATCGGTAGTGCACCAAGTAGAGCCGTCCTATGTTTCAGTGCTTGCTGGTCGGTTTGGTCCTTGCATCGCTACATCACTTGATGTCCAGTGACTCATGCCCCTCACGCTCAACGGCATTGTCGTGCCGAATCTTTGCCAGGGTTCGGAATGGGCGATTGCGGACGACGCACTACTCGCCGAGTACGTCGCGCGAATTGCTGTAGGACAGTGTCGACACGTAGCGCGAATCCTCGCTAGCCAAGATGCGTCTGCCGCCTCAGTGGATCAGGCGGCAAAAGCCGACGCGATCACCCTGTTGACTGTCAACGCTGGCGAAGAACCGTGGCATCGCGATGGATGGCTCTTCCAAGCGATTTCATGGATTGCGGCCTACAGCGCTGAAGGCGTCGCGATTCGCGCCCCGCATCTGATCAAGGCTCACAAGGGCTTCGACGGACTCAAGCTCGAACTGAACGACGTCGGCGCCGTAACAGCGGTCACCATCTTCGAGGACAAAGCGACTGACAACCCGCGGAAGACAATCCGGGAGGATGTCTGGCCGGGCATTGAAAGACTTGAGCAGGGCGGGCGCACCAATGAGCTCACGCAGGAGATTAGCTCGCTGCTTGAAGCTCAGCTGAAGACGCTTCCAGGATTGGACGTCGATGCGGCCGTTCGGCAGATCGTCTGGAACAACGTGAGGCGCTATCGAGTCGCGATCACCGTTGACTCGACGCACATGACCGAAGCGAAGCGCAAGAGGCTGTTCAAGGGCTATTCGGAGCAGGCGCCCGGCGACATTACGCGACGCGGTGCAGAGACCTTGCTAGTGCCCGAACTTCGGCCTTGGATGCACGAGTTCGCGCAGAAAGTGATCGCGGTCATACGGGAGATGCCTGAACGTGTTTGATCAGGAAACCGTCGCGCTCATTCGACAGGCGCCGGCGCTCGATGGTATCGACTTGGATGCCCTCCCCCAACTGCTTACGGACGCATTCGCCACGGTGGTCGCGGCGCGCATTCGGCTTCGAACAGGCGCGCCAGATACTGCCGGGGCGGAGATCGACGCGACCGTTTCTTTGCTAACGCGCCTTGCTGCGACGCATGAGGTCCTGGTGGCTCAATTGCCGGATCGAGACAACCGAGCTGCGGCGGCATTTGTTGCGGGGACCGCCCACCAGACGCGTCGCCTAGCACGCAGCGGTGTGCGCGAGGCGAGCCGCATCACGGCCACCACGGTGAGCGCCGAGGTCAGCTCTTCCCTTTTGTTTTTGATTGCAGAGGCCTACCCGGACGCGGCGGAGGCGTCAAAGAATATCACTTCAAACTCGCCGGATTCCACGCTTGTCGAACGAGGATTGCTGTCCGCCATCAAGGCGCTGGCCGGTGGAAGATTGCGCGAGATCGTCGCCGAGCCCGTTCCCGAAAGGACGGCCTCGACGTCAACCGAGCGGGCGCTGGAAGCGTTGCAGTATCTGTTGCTCCAGGGTGTACGGGCGCTTGCAGATCAACTGCAACGCCCGGAGGACACCGCGACCGGGAGCACAGCACGGGGGATCTTCCAACAGGTGAAGGACCTGTGCATCGAAGAGTTGAACGATGCGCTCGGGGACGGGCTGTCAGGCTATAGTGTTTTTTCCGGACCGTTGCATGTGGCAAATCTGTTGATTGCGGCTGATCGCGACCTGAGTGGTTCCGCGCTTTCGCACCTGCCGGCACCAAGCGGCATCGATGCCGCAGCGTGGAACCAGATTACCCAGCGAATGGCGCTGTCTCGTCCATTTCTCTGGCGTAACCACAAAGAGGCGATTCAAGAAGGCTTCCTGGAGCGGGGTCGCTCCGCGGTGATCAGCTTTCCGACAGGCGGAGGAAAGTCCACGCTCGCAGAACTCAAGATCGCGGCGGCCCTTATATCAGGTGAGCAGGTCGTATTCCTTGCGCCGACACATGCGCTCGTTTCGCAGACGGTGAAGGCGTTGCAGAAGACATTCAAGAGTGCCACGGTATTCGGCGACACCGATGATGACGTGACACTCTCTTCCATCAATGCGCAG
This region of Gemmatimonas sp. UBA7669 genomic DNA includes:
- the trxA gene encoding thioredoxin, giving the protein MSHAAILDVTTATFDDVVVQQSHTVPVLVDFWATWCGPCRALGPILERLTEEYAGGFVLAKVDTDREQALAARFQIRSIPTVSLYVGGKPVAGFPGALPEGQIRKFLAQHGVHPKRASREWSADPATRVSELRAAVAESPTRGDLQLTLAEALLAVEQDTEALRVLEGLPAELYGDAAAQRLRARIALRARVVHALDLAALAARVEQTPEDAEAAVLLGVRLALGGDVARAVDVLLEAVRAQKGGEATSARDALVEVLQLVDDEELVRGARRRMAAVLF
- the dprA gene encoding DNA-processing protein DprA, encoding MSDLALQPGNLHDERVALVALLLGGAVPKAHLAAMVEHAGSAIAILAHSYRSSAAQAALFESNPDPLIERALREVDSWDDLPYAAWTVLDEEYPSLLRTVHNRPPLLFVEGNADLMELTGVSIVGTRQATDAGLRRATKLAKELGRRGLVIVSGLAAGIDTAAHTAALDVGARTIAVVGTGLQRTYPKANTFLARRIVNEGGALVSQFLPASPPTQSSFPQRNVTMSGLSVATVVVEASATSGARMQARSALQHGRTVFLLRSLVDQHEWAQAMVDQGIDGAKAYVLSDTDDLVSRMDPAYTPQAFQVA
- a CDS encoding DEAD/DEAH box helicase: MFDQETVALIRQAPALDGIDLDALPQLLTDAFATVVAARIRLRTGAPDTAGAEIDATVSLLTRLAATHEVLVAQLPDRDNRAAAAFVAGTAHQTRRLARSGVREASRITATTVSAEVSSSLLFLIAEAYPDAAEASKNITSNSPDSTLVERGLLSAIKALAGGRLREIVAEPVPERTASTSTERALEALQYLLLQGVRALADQLQRPEDTATGSTARGIFQQVKDLCIEELNDALGDGLSGYSVFSGPLHVANLLIAADRDLSGSALSHLPAPSGIDAAAWNQITQRMALSRPFLWRNHKEAIQEGFLERGRSAVISFPTGGGKSTLAELKIAAALISGEQVVFLAPTHALVSQTVKALQKTFKSATVFGDTDDDVTLSSINAQRDVVVTTPERCLALLAMQPEAFANLGLIVFDECHLLHARPGDRSRRGLDSMLCLLNLTLTAPTADLLLMSAMMENASELAGWIGEITGRECLILDLAWKPTRQARGCVVYEAARLDALRDELGKARLANPKQKSVPAKIMRELTAKPLGFFGLRQTWSTRASEDYALRTLLETEEPLGTSSGPSSWYLTPNGNHVSTAIAAGSVAAGMKTLVFVQSTTACGSCVRSFSQHLKPREVRLNEEEAAWRALAGC